A genomic region of Deltaproteobacteria bacterium contains the following coding sequences:
- a CDS encoding ATP:cob(I)alamin adenosyltransferase, which produces MPHKFSIPTKPGDEGLTSLYSGERVYKNSERPTVYGEVDMLEAMLGLARAHA; this is translated from the coding sequence ACAAATTCAGCATCCCGACCAAGCCCGGCGACGAGGGGCTGACGAGCCTGTACTCGGGCGAGCGCGTCTACAAGAACTCCGAGCGCCCGACCGTGTACGGCGAGGTGGACATGCTCGAGGCGATGCTCGGCCTTGCCCGCGCCCACGCGCA